Proteins encoded in a region of the Burkholderia sp. WP9 genome:
- a CDS encoding DUF1173 domain-containing protein, with protein MHEYRFDDVIVAANADDLQTYLADAHGEKIRPLCMCTPVGVPMYVAKVGEHHVIKRMPNTGGAHAPDCVSYEPPAELSGLGEVKGEAIQENIEDGITTLKLDFSLSKTGGRAAPAPSGAAADTVRTDGAKLTLRGTLHYLWEEAGLNRWYPAMEGKRSWYVVRKFLLQAAAGKVSKGEPLGRSLYVPESFSLEHAAGITQRRIAHMAELATSKKARKLMIAIGEVKEIAESRYGFKIVAKHLPDFPFMLSEDLHRRLQKRFVNELALWDSIEESHLVFIATFGLNPTGIASIETLAVMVVSSKWIPFEHAYDKLMLDALTAHKRRFVKGLRYNLAENKPLACAVLADVLPKPVALYVQPPGVEQEDEDALSSLIEESDMPSWIWRAGEEMPELPAPTLARAAKPSTRAGNTLDEVNAAAAVASASSAAQESAW; from the coding sequence ATGCATGAATATCGATTTGACGATGTAATCGTCGCGGCTAATGCCGATGACCTGCAGACGTACCTGGCCGATGCGCATGGCGAGAAGATTCGGCCACTGTGCATGTGTACGCCGGTTGGCGTCCCGATGTATGTCGCAAAAGTCGGCGAACACCATGTGATCAAGCGCATGCCGAACACGGGAGGCGCACATGCGCCGGACTGCGTGTCATACGAGCCGCCAGCGGAACTGTCCGGGCTGGGCGAGGTGAAAGGTGAGGCAATACAGGAGAACATCGAGGATGGCATCACCACACTCAAGCTCGATTTCAGCCTCTCGAAAACCGGGGGTAGGGCAGCTCCAGCTCCATCAGGCGCCGCGGCCGATACGGTGCGTACAGACGGCGCAAAACTGACGCTGCGCGGCACCTTGCACTATCTGTGGGAAGAAGCTGGTCTGAATCGCTGGTATCCGGCGATGGAGGGCAAGCGCAGCTGGTACGTCGTGCGCAAATTCCTTCTGCAGGCCGCAGCCGGCAAGGTGTCAAAAGGGGAGCCGCTGGGGCGGTCACTGTATGTGCCCGAGTCGTTCTCGTTGGAACACGCGGCAGGCATTACGCAGCGTCGCATCGCGCACATGGCCGAGCTGGCTACCAGCAAGAAAGCCCGCAAATTGATGATTGCGATCGGAGAGGTGAAGGAGATTGCGGAGTCGCGCTATGGCTTCAAGATCGTCGCAAAACACCTTCCAGACTTTCCGTTCATGCTGAGTGAGGATCTGCATCGGCGGCTCCAGAAGCGCTTTGTGAACGAACTGGCACTGTGGGACAGCATCGAGGAGTCGCATCTAGTGTTCATTGCAACCTTCGGCCTGAACCCGACCGGGATCGCCTCGATCGAGACGCTGGCCGTCATGGTCGTGTCTTCCAAATGGATTCCATTCGAGCATGCTTACGACAAGCTGATGCTCGATGCGCTCACGGCGCACAAGCGCCGCTTCGTAAAGGGCCTTCGATACAACCTGGCCGAGAACAAGCCGCTCGCGTGCGCGGTGCTGGCCGACGTATTGCCGAAGCCGGTTGCGCTGTATGTGCAGCCGCCGGGTGTTGAGCAGGAAGACGAGGATGCGCTGTCGAGCTTGATCGAGGAAAGCGACATGCCGTCGTGGATCTGGCGTGCGGGTGAGGAGATGCCAGAGCTGCCAGCGCCGACGTTGGCCCGTGCGGCAAAACCATCGACGCGCGCCGGCAATACGTTGGACGAAGTCAATGCAGCTGCGGCGGTTGCATCCGCATCATCAGCGGCGCAGGAGTCTGCATGGTGA
- a CDS encoding Crp/Fnr family transcriptional regulator, producing MLTELMHRLGRYLDAPDEWLPSLNRANGSTRQQRTERSVACMQLLRASLKYLDLLTMRVGIPSSDGGMQNLTLPFLAEQAGLDQRRAERAMHDLQKAGLTSVRPRCERINDGNYRGLAAIRYLPPTLFGAFGLAKWLRHERSKAALRQQMRAAADVKQRRRDTRDEREHARGQLWLAGLKNCVAEGADRSRPRPTGGSGGMAVDAEAEFERQIQIRAGQIKQADPSLDHETCFRLARQQLAPPRS from the coding sequence GTGCTGACCGAACTGATGCACCGCCTCGGGCGCTATCTCGATGCGCCCGACGAGTGGTTGCCGAGCCTGAACCGAGCGAACGGTTCGACGCGTCAGCAACGCACTGAACGCAGCGTCGCGTGCATGCAGTTGCTGCGCGCGAGCCTCAAATACCTCGATCTGTTGACCATGCGCGTGGGTATTCCGTCGTCGGACGGTGGCATGCAGAACCTGACGCTGCCGTTCCTGGCCGAGCAGGCTGGACTTGATCAGCGGCGCGCGGAGCGTGCAATGCACGACCTGCAGAAGGCCGGGTTGACCTCGGTGCGGCCGCGCTGTGAGCGCATCAATGATGGTAACTACAGAGGACTGGCCGCGATCAGGTATTTGCCGCCGACGCTATTCGGCGCGTTTGGCCTCGCGAAATGGCTGCGGCACGAGCGTAGCAAGGCGGCACTGCGTCAGCAGATGCGGGCGGCCGCCGACGTCAAACAGCGCCGGCGCGATACACGTGACGAGCGCGAGCACGCCCGTGGCCAGCTCTGGTTGGCAGGCTTGAAAAACTGTGTGGCGGAAGGTGCCGACCGCTCGCGGCCCCGGCCGACCGGAGGGTCCGGGGGCATGGCCGTCGATGCTGAAGCCGAGTTCGAGCGGCAGATCCAGATCCGCGCCGGCCAGATTAAACAGGCCGATCCTTCCTTGGACCACGAAACCTGTTTCAGGCTCGCGCGACAGCAGCTCGCGCCTCCGCGCAGCTAG
- a CDS encoding D-Ala-D-Ala carboxypeptidase family metallohydrolase: MTQLTEHFGLVELTPSQTATRRGIDNTPSATAIQNLTRVAQLLEGVRALLGNRAISVSSGFRSPGVNAAVGGAPNSRHLLGLAADFTCPSFGTPQDICLKIKDSKLTFDQLIFEGTWVHLGLSPAGEQPRRQVLTAHFNGGTVTYSASLA; this comes from the coding sequence ATGACGCAACTGACTGAACACTTTGGGCTTGTCGAACTTACCCCAAGCCAGACCGCGACGCGGCGGGGCATCGATAACACGCCTTCTGCAACGGCAATTCAAAACCTTACGCGGGTGGCGCAGTTGCTGGAAGGCGTGCGCGCTCTTCTTGGCAACCGCGCGATATCGGTCTCATCGGGTTTTAGATCGCCTGGTGTGAATGCTGCCGTGGGCGGCGCGCCCAATAGCCGGCATCTCCTGGGGCTGGCCGCCGACTTCACTTGTCCTTCCTTTGGCACTCCGCAAGACATATGCCTCAAGATCAAAGACTCCAAGCTGACGTTCGATCAACTGATTTTCGAGGGAACCTGGGTGCATCTCGGACTCTCCCCGGCCGGAGAGCAGCCGAGAAGACAGGTCCTGACTGCGCACTTCAATGGTGGGACCGTCACCTACAGCGCGTCCTTAGCGTGA
- a CDS encoding glycoside hydrolase family 25 protein, which translates to MPISVDGTIDVIVDLNHDNDFDADKAKKAGIAAIIHKASEGATFKDPMYKERKDAALKAGLLWGAYHFSSARSVASQVDNFLGAVEWDAAGVDNNRTLLCLDFEPSTSGPDMSLDQAHEFVTLVRKRTGRWPMIYGGNMLRDAIQPHGADPILKNCPLWYARYRDRPIGIPEETWPQFVLWQYTDGNAGPLPHDVNGLGHTDRNCFAGSTEEFMRSWPFPDYFKSAPASNERGG; encoded by the coding sequence ATGCCGATTTCCGTTGATGGAACCATAGACGTGATCGTCGACCTTAATCACGACAATGATTTCGACGCCGACAAGGCGAAAAAGGCCGGGATCGCTGCAATCATTCATAAAGCCAGCGAAGGTGCCACGTTCAAGGATCCAATGTACAAAGAGCGCAAGGACGCGGCGCTAAAGGCGGGCTTGCTTTGGGGCGCGTATCACTTTTCCAGCGCGCGGTCGGTCGCTTCCCAAGTTGACAATTTCCTGGGCGCGGTGGAGTGGGACGCCGCGGGCGTTGACAACAACAGAACCCTGCTGTGCCTGGACTTCGAGCCGAGCACCAGCGGGCCTGACATGTCGCTCGATCAGGCACATGAGTTCGTGACCCTGGTTAGGAAGAGGACCGGGCGATGGCCAATGATCTACGGCGGGAACATGCTGCGCGATGCGATTCAACCGCATGGCGCGGATCCGATCCTGAAGAACTGTCCCTTGTGGTATGCCCGCTACCGGGACCGGCCCATAGGCATTCCCGAGGAGACCTGGCCGCAATTTGTGTTATGGCAGTACACGGACGGAAACGCCGGCCCCCTGCCGCACGACGTGAACGGCCTGGGGCACACAGACCGGAACTGCTTTGCCGGTTCGACGGAAGAATTCATGAGATCGTGGCCGTTTCCTGACTATTTCAAGAGCGCACCCGCCTCGAATGAGCGTGGCGGATAG
- a CDS encoding GAF domain-containing protein, translating to MSVDIGRQSGDNVTQADDLKFAIGALELRRACDPGQSPETMLDRILEILRAPVPFDIATFSEYAIEPTVTQTSKPVLVLGRYAVDDGKRFNWPARWLKVPSTMMEWIDGTELAVPDINAFFRENPSFRTLRNNPVTREYLNRGARSFVVAVLKENGGTVVSLTLARKRGEPFTSEDQRTLDKLLVSDTLRLVRAAYQAQAALFHQEIRDLFAQRAGPLEIAQSAVKRLCEHFRWDYAAIFRLAHARERFELVQQYNATDKKLLVREDYTQPIGAGVLGRVYKTGMPVRVENTQGRDKHGYIQLAPDAHSCLCYPILVDRSVEWILDFESSEEGAFQHPDVAVLAELIKEAQKTVALWFEMRLNKALIENVEQGVIVVDRANRITRLNSLANQLLGVLPDKESRISPIPAGVRGMSTGSVRGEDLSRFGADEEAKAILASGHVAEKPLRLRGADGLERHVVASSREAEDAFNRRIWRLTDPKGWDWVTALEYMRTTVQGVAQQTRGPLLLANALVAKARGLAEDNPDLQNLLSKARASLCKTDITYERLVDGLEVERTPVGNPVAVDVKAAIDRFVADLPLYDSNSIAVTQTDSVPAAYADPDRVRFVIHSTLGYMLAIRLPSSKVSVEVDGGRRHVSVKLSTSIRGAAGIAVLPADADRLTRARTDAQQATVHALSAVRRMIECNGGTLKASQRADTLTIAFTLPVPSVAKYRMREKGTSNA from the coding sequence ATGAGCGTCGATATTGGCAGGCAGTCGGGGGACAACGTGACCCAAGCTGACGATCTGAAGTTCGCGATAGGCGCGCTGGAACTTCGTCGCGCGTGCGACCCCGGTCAATCGCCTGAAACGATGCTCGACAGGATATTGGAGATCCTGCGGGCCCCCGTCCCGTTCGACATCGCGACGTTCTCGGAATACGCGATTGAGCCGACGGTCACACAGACTAGCAAGCCGGTGCTGGTGCTAGGCCGCTACGCCGTCGATGACGGCAAGCGCTTCAACTGGCCGGCGCGCTGGCTCAAGGTTCCGTCCACCATGATGGAGTGGATCGATGGAACCGAGCTGGCTGTCCCCGACATCAACGCATTCTTCAGAGAAAACCCATCGTTTCGGACGTTGCGCAACAATCCCGTCACTCGCGAATACCTTAACAGGGGTGCGCGCAGCTTCGTCGTTGCGGTGCTTAAGGAAAACGGGGGGACGGTGGTCAGCCTTACATTGGCGCGCAAACGCGGAGAGCCCTTCACATCCGAAGACCAGCGCACATTGGACAAGCTCCTGGTGTCCGATACGCTAAGGCTCGTGCGTGCCGCCTACCAGGCGCAGGCCGCGCTTTTCCATCAGGAGATTCGCGATCTTTTCGCACAGCGCGCAGGACCCCTGGAGATCGCACAGAGTGCGGTGAAGCGTCTCTGCGAGCACTTCCGGTGGGACTATGCGGCTATCTTTCGCTTGGCGCACGCGCGGGAACGGTTCGAGTTGGTGCAACAATACAATGCAACGGACAAGAAACTTCTTGTGCGCGAAGACTATACCCAGCCTATTGGCGCAGGCGTACTCGGCCGCGTCTACAAGACCGGCATGCCGGTTCGCGTCGAGAACACGCAAGGGCGCGACAAACATGGATATATTCAGCTCGCGCCTGACGCCCACTCGTGTCTTTGCTACCCCATCCTGGTGGACCGTTCGGTCGAATGGATCCTTGATTTCGAGTCCAGCGAAGAGGGCGCCTTCCAGCACCCGGATGTGGCCGTGCTGGCCGAACTGATCAAGGAAGCGCAGAAGACCGTCGCACTATGGTTCGAGATGCGCCTCAACAAAGCCCTTATCGAAAATGTCGAGCAGGGGGTGATAGTAGTCGACAGGGCGAATCGCATTACGCGTCTGAACTCGCTGGCAAACCAACTTCTCGGCGTCCTGCCGGACAAGGAGTCCCGTATATCGCCCATACCCGCCGGCGTCCGCGGTATGTCGACCGGGTCTGTCCGGGGCGAGGATCTCAGCAGGTTCGGCGCTGATGAGGAGGCAAAGGCCATTCTTGCGTCGGGACACGTCGCGGAAAAGCCCCTTCGATTGCGCGGCGCGGACGGGCTCGAACGGCATGTCGTCGCGTCGTCGCGCGAAGCGGAGGACGCGTTCAATCGGCGGATATGGCGGCTGACCGACCCGAAGGGCTGGGACTGGGTGACCGCGCTGGAGTACATGCGCACGACGGTTCAAGGCGTTGCTCAGCAAACCCGGGGCCCACTTCTGCTTGCCAATGCGCTGGTCGCGAAGGCCCGCGGCCTGGCTGAAGACAATCCTGACCTGCAGAATCTGCTATCGAAAGCCCGGGCAAGCCTTTGCAAGACAGACATCACTTACGAACGACTCGTTGACGGCCTCGAGGTTGAGCGCACGCCAGTGGGCAATCCGGTCGCCGTCGATGTTAAAGCGGCGATTGACCGCTTCGTAGCCGATCTTCCGCTCTACGACAGCAATTCGATTGCCGTCACGCAGACTGACAGCGTTCCCGCAGCCTACGCAGATCCGGATCGCGTGCGCTTTGTGATCCATTCCACGCTCGGCTATATGCTTGCCATTCGCCTACCTTCCAGCAAGGTGTCGGTTGAAGTCGACGGCGGCCGCCGCCACGTTTCGGTGAAACTCTCGACGAGCATTCGCGGGGCTGCAGGCATCGCTGTTCTTCCTGCGGACGCGGACCGATTGACGCGCGCGAGGACCGACGCACAGCAAGCGACGGTTCACGCGCTATCTGCGGTGCGCAGGATGATAGAGTGCAACGGCGGCACGCTGAAGGCGAGCCAGCGCGCCGATACACTGACTATCGCCTTCACCCTGCCTGTACCTTCGGTAGCGAAGTACAGGATGCGTGAAAAAGGAACGAGCAATGCCTGA